The proteins below come from a single Chryseobacterium bernardetii genomic window:
- a CDS encoding GNAT family N-acetyltransferase codes for MKVEIRKEVKEDFGTVFELIKNAFEKEEYSDHKEQYLVESLRSSDAFVPELSLIAEVNNQIVGYILLTKINIIDADRKINTSLAMAPVAVLPEFQGNGIGAKLIEAAHHKAKELGFGSVVLLGHENYYPKFGYKLTKEFGIKLPFDVPDANCMAIELTENALLNISGIVQYPKEFEIE; via the coding sequence ATGAAAGTGGAGATAAGAAAAGAAGTAAAGGAAGATTTCGGAACTGTTTTTGAGCTGATAAAAAATGCTTTTGAGAAAGAGGAATATAGCGACCACAAAGAGCAATATTTAGTCGAAAGTTTAAGAAGTTCCGATGCGTTCGTTCCTGAATTGTCGCTCATTGCAGAAGTGAACAATCAGATTGTCGGTTATATATTGCTTACCAAAATCAATATCATAGATGCCGATAGGAAAATAAATACCTCACTTGCTATGGCTCCGGTTGCTGTGTTACCGGAATTTCAAGGCAACGGTATCGGTGCAAAACTGATTGAAGCCGCACATCATAAAGCGAAAGAATTAGGATTTGGTTCTGTGGTATTGTTAGGACACGAAAATTATTATCCAAAGTTCGGTTATAAACTGACAAAAGAATTTGGAATTAAGTTGCCATTTGATGTTCCCGATGCCAACTGTATGGCAATTGAACTAACTGAAAATGCTTTACTAAATATCAGTGGTATTGTTCAATATCCAAAAGAGTTTGAAATTGAATAG
- a CDS encoding DUF3872 domain-containing protein: protein MIAIFNKFRIGLSSIYVLLAILTASVILVSCSKDDELEIQNDFPFEVNVMPVPKDIVNGQTVEIRIAIQRTGNYSNTQYFLRYFQFDGQGTLRYYDEQPYLPNDLYPLPTDQFRLYYTSTSAVSQSFEVWISDSFGNERKISFQFNSSD from the coding sequence ATGATAGCAATATTCAATAAATTCAGAATAGGATTAAGCTCAATATATGTATTGCTGGCAATCCTCACAGCTTCGGTAATTTTAGTATCTTGTAGCAAAGATGATGAACTCGAAATACAGAACGATTTTCCTTTCGAGGTAAACGTGATGCCTGTTCCCAAAGATATAGTCAATGGGCAGACGGTAGAAATACGCATTGCCATACAGCGAACAGGCAATTATAGCAACACACAGTATTTTCTTCGCTATTTCCAATTTGACGGACAAGGCACATTGCGGTATTACGATGAGCAACCATATTTACCAAACGATTTGTACCCGTTACCGACAGATCAGTTTCGCTTATACTACACTTCAACATCTGCCGTGTCACAATCTTTTGAGGTTTGGATTTCCGACAGCTTTGGCAACGAAAGAAAGATAAGTTTTCAGTTTAACAGTAGTGATTAA
- a CDS encoding conjugal transfer protein TraO codes for MKKYIYTVMFILMAITVTQAQRMLPKQKGLEVSTGVVSNDKIGNDYYLNIGMTVNGKHGNYQLWALEYTHQYHDYKDLRIPQETYTAEGGYSFFLLGDARKNITLNFGITGVVGYESINRGEAMLYDGAKILSEDNFIYGAGGRLTLETYLSDRFVLVLQGRTKVFWGTDLEQFRPSAGMGLRFNF; via the coding sequence ATGAAAAAGTATATCTATACCGTGATGTTCATTTTGATGGCCATCACGGTTACACAGGCACAAAGAATGCTCCCAAAACAGAAAGGACTGGAAGTAAGTACAGGTGTAGTATCCAACGATAAAATTGGTAATGATTATTACCTCAATATTGGAATGACCGTGAACGGTAAACATGGTAACTACCAGCTTTGGGCGTTGGAATACACGCACCAATACCACGACTACAAAGACCTCCGCATACCGCAGGAAACCTATACAGCCGAAGGTGGTTACAGTTTCTTTCTCTTGGGCGATGCCCGTAAAAACATTACGCTGAACTTCGGGATAACAGGTGTGGTCGGTTATGAAAGTATCAATCGTGGCGAAGCGATGTTGTATGACGGAGCAAAGATTTTGAGTGAAGACAATTTCATTTACGGAGCTGGTGGACGGCTAACTTTGGAAACGTACCTATCAGACCGATTTGTGTTGGTGCTACAAGGACGCACAAAAGTCTTTTGGGGTACAGATTTGGAACAGTTCCGACCATCAGCAGGTATGGGGTTAAGGTTTAATTTTTAA
- the traN gene encoding conjugative transposon protein TraN: MKNILKTFWTIALILGFAVQSFAQDSIRTPLALGKIEPYKMEVTYDKTSHLIFPTAIRYVDLGSEYLIAGKAEDAENVLRVKASVRDFEPETNFSVITNDGRFYSFNVYYSSYPEALSYDLLTMQKAVDKANGNDVLFEELGNNSPSLAGLLLETIYKNDKRIVKHIGAKSFGIQFILKGIYIHNGKYYFHTELRNKTNVPFQIDFINFKVVDKKVAKRTVVQERPMIPLRTYKPLDEIGGKLTEQNVFLLDQFTIADDKVLLIEIFEKNGGRHQTLQVENSDLIKARLINDMHLKF; the protein is encoded by the coding sequence ATGAAAAATATTTTAAAAACCTTTTGGACAATTGCCCTCATACTCGGCTTTGCCGTACAATCTTTTGCACAAGACAGCATCAGAACTCCGCTTGCATTAGGCAAGATAGAACCGTATAAAATGGAAGTTACCTACGATAAAACTTCGCACTTGATTTTTCCGACCGCTATCCGTTATGTGGATTTGGGAAGCGAATATCTGATTGCAGGAAAAGCAGAAGATGCGGAAAATGTTTTGCGTGTAAAAGCATCTGTAAGGGATTTCGAACCTGAAACCAATTTTTCGGTCATTACCAATGATGGACGTTTTTACAGTTTCAATGTATATTACAGTTCCTATCCCGAGGCATTGAGTTATGACCTGCTCACAATGCAAAAGGCAGTAGACAAAGCTAACGGTAACGATGTGCTTTTTGAAGAATTGGGCAATAATTCGCCTTCACTGGCAGGATTGCTTTTGGAAACGATTTACAAAAATGATAAGCGTATTGTAAAGCACATTGGGGCAAAAAGCTTCGGCATACAGTTTATTTTGAAAGGTATTTATATCCACAACGGCAAATACTATTTCCATACGGAATTGAGAAATAAAACCAATGTGCCTTTCCAGATTGATTTTATCAATTTCAAAGTAGTAGATAAAAAGGTAGCCAAACGTACTGTAGTACAAGAACGCCCTATGATACCACTTAGAACATACAAACCTTTGGACGAGATTGGCGGAAAACTAACCGAACAAAACGTATTCCTGCTAGACCAATTTACCATTGCCGATGACAAGGTACTGTTGATTGAGATTTTCGAGAAGAACGGTGGCAGACATCAAACTTTGCAGGTCGAAAATTCAGACTTAATCAAAGCTCGTTTGATAAACGATATGCACCTAAAATTTTAA
- the traM gene encoding conjugative transposon protein TraM gives MKENENKKSVVRVTEGNSTATADVLQDGTQNNKEKLKKPLIFGLMAIVFVGCMYLIFKPSEDKKTIENVGLNDAVPEATGTGMPADKGKAYEQEMLERKEQEKRNALATLSDYWNTEDKEEPTDEPFNEEEENNSFGGSGRNSARSSNPALNSYRNSQSALSSFYQDDNAETMELRKQVDELKEKLSEKDVPPVATVDDQLKLMEKSYEMAAKYLPKNANTENSTPANGAVPDAVSAMATNQKEHFVSFTSARKNTVSALYREPSDSAFLADWSETKNRGFYTAGSLEQMAQPKNSIKACVHDAQTVVGETGVRLRLLEPAKTPSRTIPKGTILTANAKFQGGRLQLKVTSIELEGNIIPVDITIYDLDGQQGLYVPYSPEMNALTEMAGNMSQTGGTSVMLTQNAGQQVAADLSRGVVQGISGYFAKKVRTPKVTLKAGHQVFLVSKQ, from the coding sequence ATGAAAGAAAATGAGAACAAAAAATCGGTTGTTCGGGTAACGGAGGGGAACTCGACAGCAACTGCTGATGTGTTGCAAGACGGCACACAGAATAATAAGGAGAAGCTCAAAAAGCCCTTAATTTTCGGCTTAATGGCGATTGTTTTCGTGGGTTGTATGTACCTCATATTTAAACCATCCGAAGACAAAAAGACAATTGAAAATGTAGGGCTGAACGATGCGGTACCAGAGGCTACTGGAACTGGAATGCCTGCAGACAAAGGCAAGGCGTATGAACAGGAAATGCTCGAACGCAAAGAGCAGGAAAAACGCAATGCATTGGCTACACTTTCAGACTACTGGAATACAGAAGACAAAGAAGAGCCAACCGACGAACCGTTTAATGAAGAAGAGGAAAACAACAGCTTTGGCGGTAGTGGGAGAAATTCGGCAAGAAGCAGTAACCCTGCTTTGAACAGCTATCGAAATAGCCAAAGCGCATTGAGTTCCTTTTATCAAGATGATAACGCTGAAACAATGGAACTGCGTAAGCAGGTGGACGAATTGAAAGAAAAATTATCAGAAAAGGATGTGCCACCTGTGGCCACAGTTGATGACCAATTGAAGCTAATGGAGAAATCCTATGAAATGGCAGCAAAGTATCTGCCAAAAAATGCGAATACCGAAAATTCAACACCTGCTAATGGTGCTGTTCCGGATGCTGTTAGTGCTATGGCTACTAACCAAAAAGAGCATTTTGTATCGTTCACATCAGCAAGAAAAAATACAGTATCAGCCCTTTACCGTGAACCATCGGACAGTGCTTTTTTAGCGGATTGGAGCGAAACAAAGAACCGTGGGTTTTATACCGCTGGTTCTTTGGAACAAATGGCACAACCCAAAAACAGTATCAAAGCCTGTGTACACGATGCCCAAACAGTAGTTGGCGAAACAGGTGTGCGTTTACGATTATTAGAGCCTGCAAAAACACCGAGCCGTACCATTCCAAAAGGAACGATTTTAACGGCTAATGCGAAATTTCAGGGAGGGCGTTTACAACTAAAAGTTACCTCGATAGAACTGGAGGGCAATATCATCCCGGTAGATATAACCATTTACGATTTGGACGGACAGCAAGGCTTGTACGTTCCGTATTCGCCCGAAATGAATGCCCTTACCGAAATGGCAGGCAATATGAGCCAGACAGGCGGAACAAGCGTAATGCTCACGCAAAATGCTGGACAGCAGGTTGCCGCAGACCTTAGTCGTGGTGTGGTACAGGGAATTTCGGGCTATTTTGCTAAAAAGGTAAGAACCCCAAAAGTTACGCTGAAAGCAGGACATCAGGTCTTCCTTGTATCTAAACAATAA
- the traK gene encoding conjugative transposon protein TraK: protein MEFKTLRNIENSFRQIRLYAIVFAVLCIGVVGYAVWQSYRFAEEQRQKIYVLDNGKSLMLALSQDASINRPVEAREHVRRFHELFFTLAPDKNAIESNMSRAFNLADKSAFDYYKDLSEKGYYSRIISGNVQQRIEVDSVVCNFDTHPYAVRTYAKQFIIRSSNVTRRNLITSCYLVNSVRSDNNPQGFNIEKFAVVENRDIEVIER from the coding sequence ATGGAATTTAAAACGCTAAGAAATATCGAAAACAGCTTTAGGCAGATAAGACTATATGCCATTGTGTTTGCGGTTCTCTGTATTGGCGTGGTAGGATATGCCGTATGGCAGTCCTACCGCTTTGCAGAAGAACAACGCCAAAAAATCTATGTATTGGATAACGGCAAATCTTTGATGCTTGCCTTATCGCAAGATGCAAGTATCAACCGACCTGTGGAAGCAAGGGAACACGTCAGACGTTTTCACGAGCTGTTTTTTACACTTGCTCCCGACAAAAACGCTATAGAAAGCAATATGAGCAGGGCATTCAATCTTGCCGACAAAAGTGCCTTCGACTACTATAAAGACTTGTCAGAAAAAGGCTATTACAGTCGTATTATATCAGGAAACGTACAGCAACGCATCGAAGTAGATAGTGTGGTCTGCAATTTCGATACCCATCCTTATGCGGTACGAACCTATGCAAAACAATTCATCATTCGGTCAAGCAATGTAACCAGACGTAACTTAATTACTTCCTGCTACCTAGTCAACTCCGTTCGCTCTGACAACAACCCACAAGGCTTCAATATCGAAAAATTTGCAGTCGTGGAAAACAGGGATATAGAAGTCATCGAACGCTAA
- the traJ gene encoding conjugative transposon protein TraJ, with protein MEWDNLHELLRSLYDDMMPLAGDMAAVAKGLAGLGALFYVALKVWQALSRAEPIDVFPLLRPFALGLCIMFFPTIVLGTINAVLSPVVTGTHAILEDQVLDLNQLQQQKDQLEYEAMVRNPETAYMASDEEFDKKLDELGWSPSDVGTMAGMYMDRQAYKIEKAIKDWFRNLLEILFQAAALVIDTIRTFFLIVLSILGPIAFAISVWDGFQSTLTQWITRYVSVYLWLPVSDLFSSMLARIQSLILERDIAMLADPTYIPDTSNTVYIIFMIIGIVGYFTIPTVTGWVIQAGGAGNFTRNVNQTAMKAGNLAGAGAGSTVGNIGGKLINK; from the coding sequence ATGGAATGGGATAATCTTCACGAACTCCTTCGTTCACTTTACGACGATATGATGCCGCTTGCAGGTGATATGGCGGCTGTGGCTAAAGGATTGGCGGGATTGGGTGCGTTGTTCTATGTAGCATTAAAGGTTTGGCAGGCTTTAAGCCGAGCCGAGCCTATCGATGTGTTTCCGTTACTGCGTCCATTCGCTCTGGGTCTTTGTATAATGTTCTTTCCAACCATCGTGTTGGGAACCATTAATGCAGTATTAAGCCCGGTAGTTACAGGAACTCACGCCATACTCGAAGACCAGGTGCTTGACCTCAACCAACTCCAGCAACAGAAAGACCAATTGGAATACGAAGCAATGGTACGAAATCCCGAAACCGCCTATATGGCATCAGACGAAGAGTTTGATAAAAAGCTGGATGAATTGGGCTGGTCGCCATCGGACGTTGGTACAATGGCAGGAATGTATATGGACAGGCAAGCCTACAAGATAGAGAAAGCAATAAAGGATTGGTTTCGCAATTTATTGGAAATACTCTTTCAGGCGGCGGCTTTAGTTATTGATACCATACGAACATTTTTCCTGATAGTCCTTTCGATACTGGGGCCAATAGCTTTTGCTATTTCCGTTTGGGACGGATTTCAGTCCACGCTCACACAGTGGATCACGAGATATGTCAGCGTATATCTCTGGCTTCCTGTTTCCGATTTGTTCAGCTCGATGCTGGCAAGAATACAATCCCTCATACTGGAAAGGGATATAGCAATGCTTGCCGACCCGACCTACATACCCGATACGAGCAATACGGTGTACATCATCTTTATGATTATCGGTATCGTTGGCTACTTCACAATTCCAACAGTAACAGGTTGGGTAATCCAAGCCGGAGGTGCAGGAAACTTTACTCGTAATGTAAATCAAACAGCGATGAAGGCAGGAAACCTTGCGGGTGCTGGTGCAGGATCTACAGTAGGAAACATCGGCGGTAAACTGATTAATAAATAA
- a CDS encoding DUF4141 domain-containing protein — MKKVLYLVCTALMLAVAPSAKAQFVVTDPANLASGIINSANEIIQTSSTVSNVVKNFNEVKKVYDQGKEYYDKLKAINNLVKDARKVQQTVLLVGDVSEIYVQNFGKMMNDPNFTPQELVAIGNGYSALLNESTELLKELKQIITSSSLSLNDKERMDIIDRVYKEVKDYHSLVRYYTNKNISVSYLRAKKKNDAQRVLELYGTSNQKYW, encoded by the coding sequence ATGAAAAAAGTATTGTATCTGGTGTGTACGGCACTAATGCTCGCCGTAGCACCGTCAGCTAAAGCCCAATTTGTAGTAACTGACCCTGCAAATCTGGCATCAGGAATTATCAACAGTGCGAACGAAATCATACAGACTTCTTCCACCGTGAGCAATGTAGTAAAGAACTTCAACGAAGTAAAGAAAGTGTACGATCAGGGTAAGGAATATTACGACAAGCTAAAAGCTATCAACAACCTTGTGAAAGATGCCCGTAAAGTACAGCAAACCGTATTGTTGGTAGGTGATGTGTCCGAAATATATGTTCAGAACTTTGGAAAAATGATGAACGATCCCAATTTCACACCACAGGAATTGGTTGCAATCGGCAATGGTTATTCGGCACTGCTCAATGAAAGTACCGAACTGCTGAAAGAATTGAAGCAAATTATAACCTCTTCAAGCCTTTCGCTAAACGACAAAGAGCGTATGGATATTATTGATCGTGTGTACAAAGAGGTAAAGGATTACCACAGCCTTGTACGCTACTACACTAATAAGAACATTTCTGTAAGCTACCTAAGAGCGAAAAAGAAAAACGACGCACAGAGAGTTCTTGAACTCTACGGAACTTCTAACCAAAAATACTGGTAA
- a CDS encoding TraG family conjugative transposon ATPase, with protein sequence MRNVSKTTTLENKFPLLAVENNCILSKDADITACFEVRLPELFTVASAEYEAIHSAWHKAIKTLPDFTVIHKQDWYIKESYTPNLAIEDQSFLSKSYQRHFNERSFLNHYCYLFLTKTTKERMRMQSNFSSLCKGSLIPKEIRNKETIHRFMEAVAQFERIVNDSGFITLQRLTEDDIIGTDEKQGLLEQYLTLSREAGTPMQDIALGTEEVRIGNKRLSLHTLSDTDDLPGTVSADTRFEKLSTDRSDCRLSFAAPVGLLLNCNHIYNQYLFLDNSEANLQKFEKSARNMHSLARYSRANQINKEWIEKYLNEAHSFGLSSVRAHFNIMAWSDDPAELKQLKNDCGSALALMECKPRHNTTDVATLYWAGIPGNAGDFPAEESFYTFIEPALCFFTEETNYHNSPSPFGIKMADRLTGKPIHLDISDLPMKRGIITNRNKFILGPSGSGKSFFTNHMVRQYYEQGAHVLLVDTGNSYQGLCELIKGKTKGEDGVYFTYTEDNPIAFNPFYTDDGVFDIEKRESIKTLILTLWKRDDEPPTRSEEVALSNAVSGYIERIKQEDIYPSFNGFYEYVKGDYRKVLEEKQVREKDFDIANFLNVLEPYYKGGEYDYLLNSDKQLDLLSKRFIVFEIDAIKDHKILFPIVTIIIMEVFINKMRRLKGIRKLILIEEAWKAIAKEGMAEYIKYLFKTVRKFFGEAIVVTQEVDDIIQSPIVKESIINNSDCKILLDQRKYMNKFDDIQAMLGLTDKEKGQVLSINMNNDASRLYKEVWIGLGGTHSAVYATEVSLEEYLAYTTEETEKMEVMQLAAELDGNVELAIKHIAMQRRDKVNQ encoded by the coding sequence ATGAGAAATGTATCTAAAACAACAACGCTGGAAAATAAATTTCCTTTATTGGCGGTAGAAAACAACTGCATTCTTTCCAAAGATGCAGATATTACCGCCTGCTTTGAGGTTCGTTTGCCGGAACTGTTTACTGTAGCTTCTGCGGAATATGAAGCCATTCATTCCGCCTGGCATAAGGCTATCAAGACCTTGCCTGATTTTACAGTTATTCACAAACAGGATTGGTATATTAAGGAAAGCTATACGCCCAATTTGGCAATCGAAGACCAGAGCTTTTTATCGAAGTCTTACCAACGTCATTTTAATGAGCGATCGTTCCTAAACCATTACTGCTACCTCTTTTTAACCAAGACAACTAAAGAGCGTATGCGTATGCAAAGTAATTTTTCATCGCTTTGCAAAGGTTCGCTGATACCAAAGGAAATCAGGAACAAGGAAACGATACACCGCTTTATGGAAGCAGTGGCACAATTTGAACGTATCGTAAACGATAGCGGTTTTATAACCCTGCAACGTCTTACCGAAGATGACATTATCGGAACGGACGAAAAACAGGGATTATTGGAACAGTACCTTACGCTATCAAGGGAAGCTGGAACACCGATGCAGGACATCGCTCTCGGAACGGAAGAAGTCCGTATCGGGAACAAAAGGTTGAGCCTGCACACCTTGTCCGATACTGACGATTTACCCGGAACGGTATCGGCTGATACCCGTTTTGAAAAGCTATCTACCGACCGAAGTGATTGCCGTTTGTCATTCGCCGCACCTGTGGGCTTGTTGTTAAACTGCAACCACATTTACAACCAATATTTGTTTTTGGATAACAGCGAAGCCAATCTACAAAAGTTTGAGAAGTCCGCAAGGAATATGCACTCACTGGCTCGTTACAGTCGTGCCAACCAAATCAACAAAGAGTGGATAGAAAAGTACCTAAACGAAGCCCACAGTTTTGGGCTATCTTCTGTTCGTGCTCACTTCAACATTATGGCGTGGTCGGATGATCCGGCAGAACTGAAACAGCTAAAAAATGATTGTGGTAGTGCTTTAGCATTGATGGAATGTAAACCCAGACACAACACTACCGATGTAGCAACATTGTACTGGGCAGGAATACCGGGTAATGCAGGTGATTTTCCCGCAGAGGAAAGTTTTTACACCTTTATCGAACCTGCATTATGCTTCTTCACGGAAGAAACCAATTACCACAATTCGCCTTCGCCATTCGGTATCAAAATGGCTGACCGCCTGACCGGAAAGCCTATCCATTTGGATATATCGGATTTGCCTATGAAGCGTGGCATAATCACAAACCGGAACAAGTTTATACTCGGTCCATCGGGAAGTGGTAAATCGTTCTTCACAAACCATATGGTTAGGCAGTATTACGAGCAAGGCGCTCACGTTTTGCTTGTGGACACCGGAAATTCTTATCAAGGTTTGTGCGAACTCATTAAAGGTAAAACCAAAGGCGAAGACGGTGTTTACTTTACTTATACAGAAGACAACCCAATTGCCTTTAATCCTTTCTATACCGATGATGGCGTATTCGATATTGAGAAGCGTGAAAGTATCAAGACTTTGATACTGACACTCTGGAAACGTGATGATGAACCACCAACCCGTTCAGAAGAAGTAGCATTATCGAATGCTGTATCAGGCTATATCGAGCGCATCAAACAGGAAGATATTTATCCATCATTCAATGGCTTCTATGAGTATGTAAAAGGCGATTACCGCAAGGTACTCGAAGAAAAACAGGTAAGGGAAAAAGACTTTGACATTGCCAATTTCCTTAACGTACTCGAACCCTACTACAAGGGCGGTGAGTATGATTATTTGCTCAATTCCGATAAGCAGTTAGACCTGCTTTCCAAACGCTTTATTGTCTTTGAAATTGATGCGATAAAAGACCATAAAATCCTCTTTCCCATAGTTACCATTATCATTATGGAAGTCTTCATTAACAAGATGCGTAGGCTCAAAGGTATTCGCAAACTCATCTTAATTGAAGAGGCTTGGAAAGCGATTGCCAAAGAAGGAATGGCAGAATACATCAAGTATCTCTTTAAGACCGTCCGCAAATTCTTCGGAGAAGCGATTGTCGTAACGCAAGAGGTCGATGATATTATCCAATCGCCTATCGTCAAAGAAAGTATCATCAATAACTCTGACTGTAAAATCCTTTTAGACCAACGAAAGTATATGAACAAGTTTGATGATATACAGGCGATGTTGGGGCTTACAGATAAGGAAAAAGGGCAGGTACTTTCTATCAATATGAACAACGATGCAAGCCGACTTTACAAAGAGGTTTGGATAGGCTTAGGTGGTACGCACTCGGCAGTCTATGCCACCGAAGTTAGTTTGGAGGAATACCTTGCTTACACCACCGAAGAAACCGAAAAAATGGAAGTGATGCAGCTTGCTGCTGAACTGGACGGCAATGTAGAACTCGCCATCAAGCATATCGCAATGCAAAGGCGGGACAAAGTAAATCAATAG
- a CDS encoding DUF4133 domain-containing protein, translated as MNNYNINKGIGRTVEFKGLKAQYLFIFAGGLLGTLIFVMILYMTGVNSYICLFLGAGGASLIVWQTFSLNRKYGEHGLMKIAANKRHPRYIICRKPVHLYLKFTSKQNAV; from the coding sequence ATGAACAATTACAACATAAACAAAGGCATAGGAAGAACGGTGGAATTTAAGGGTCTGAAAGCGCAATACCTGTTCATTTTCGCTGGCGGACTACTCGGTACACTCATCTTCGTGATGATACTATATATGACTGGCGTAAACTCTTACATCTGCCTTTTTCTCGGAGCAGGCGGTGCTTCGCTGATTGTGTGGCAGACCTTTTCACTGAACAGGAAATACGGCGAACACGGATTAATGAAGATAGCCGCTAATAAAAGGCATCCTCGATACATCATCTGTCGCAAGCCTGTACACCTCTATTTAAAATTCACATCTAAACAGAATGCAGTATGA
- a CDS encoding DUF4134 domain-containing protein, with protein MEKQRKKVLLAAVAMLSGIGAFAQGNGTAGINEATQMVTSYFDPATQLIYAIGAVVGLIGGVKVYNKFSSGDPDTSKTAASWFGACIFLIVAATILRSFFL; from the coding sequence ATGGAAAAACAGAGAAAAAAAGTTTTACTGGCAGCCGTGGCTATGCTGTCAGGAATTGGTGCTTTCGCACAGGGAAACGGTACAGCAGGTATCAACGAGGCTACCCAAATGGTAACGTCTTATTTCGACCCCGCAACCCAATTAATCTACGCCATAGGTGCAGTAGTCGGGTTAATCGGAGGTGTTAAGGTGTACAATAAATTCAGCTCAGGCGACCCCGACACATCGAAGACTGCGGCAAGCTGGTTCGGTGCGTGTATCTTTTTAATCGTGGCAGCTACCATCCTGCGTTCATTCTTTCTTTAA
- a CDS encoding DUF6660 family protein: MVLSSLPCSDGNNRCEDNSNTTEIVQSHDHNQDKDDHCSPFCYCSCCSISITYYNFKPFEIRHPRVAFITKKITIRDYTLISNYYGSIWHPPKFTV; this comes from the coding sequence ATGGTGCTTTCATCGTTGCCTTGCAGCGATGGGAATAATCGGTGCGAGGACAATAGTAATACAACTGAAATAGTGCAATCTCACGATCACAATCAAGATAAAGACGATCATTGTAGTCCTTTTTGCTATTGTAGTTGTTGCAGTATTAGCATTACTTATTATAATTTCAAACCGTTTGAAATCAGACATCCTAGAGTTGCTTTCATTACTAAAAAAATCACAATACGTGATTATACCTTAATTTCCAATTACTACGGAAGTATTTGGCATCCGCCAAAATTTACTGTTTAA